One Maribacter dokdonensis DSW-8 DNA window includes the following coding sequences:
- a CDS encoding BLUF domain-containing protein, whose translation MYTLTYESTAVNIMTSSEMESLLEEARTHNKSKDITGCLIYYKGKFVQLLEGDKKEVQELYDRIKKDLRHKEVTLFSEDKIIKRTFPNWGMAYYPMDEEHTNQYELEQFKRNLILLSDLVEPTNLTAKQFWKKIKTMIAESPT comes from the coding sequence ATGTATACACTTACCTACGAATCTACTGCCGTTAATATTATGACCAGTTCAGAAATGGAGTCTTTGCTTGAGGAAGCACGTACACATAACAAGAGTAAAGATATTACCGGTTGCCTTATCTATTATAAAGGAAAATTTGTTCAACTTTTGGAAGGGGACAAAAAGGAGGTGCAAGAACTCTATGATAGAATAAAAAAAGACCTACGCCATAAAGAGGTTACCTTATTTTCAGAGGATAAAATTATTAAAAGAACTTTCCCTAATTGGGGCATGGCTTACTACCCTATGGATGAGGAGCACACCAACCAATATGAACTTGAACAGTTTAAAAGAAACTTAATCTTACTTTCCGATCTTGTTGAACCTACTAATTTGACAGCAAAGCAATTTTGGAAAAAGATAAAGACAATGATTGCAGAATCGCCCACGTAA